A single Pan paniscus chromosome 21, NHGRI_mPanPan1-v2.0_pri, whole genome shotgun sequence DNA region contains:
- the FNDC11 gene encoding fibronectin type III domain-containing protein 11 isoform X3 — translation MPQPRGGQPAWQLTPSPPPSSRIMSAHVAGLGLDKMKLGNPQSFLDQEEADDQQLLEPEAWRTYTERRNALREFLTSDLSPHLLKRHHARMQLLRKCSYYIEVLPKHLALGDQNPLVLPSALFQLIDPWKFQRMKKVGTAQTKIQLLLLGDLLEQLDHGRAELDALLRSPDPRPFLADWALVERRLADVSAVMDSFLTMMVPGRLHVKHRLVSDVSATKIPHIWLMLSTKMPVVFDRKASAAHQDWARLRWFVTIQPATSEQYELRFRLLDPRTQQECAQCGVIPVAACTFDVRNLLPNRSYKFTIKRAETSTLVYEPWRDSLTLHTKPEPLEGPTLSHSV, via the coding sequence ATGCCACAGCCCAGGGGAGGCCAGCCTGCCTGGCAGCTGACACCCAGCCCTCCCCCCAGCTCCCGGATAATGAGCGCCCATGTGGCAGGCCTGGGCCTGGACAAGATGAAGCTGGGCAATCCCCAGTCCTTCCTGGACCAGGAGGAGGCAGATGACCAGCAGCTGCTGGAGCCAGAGGCGTGGAGGACCTACACCGAGCGCCGCAATGCCCTGCGCGAGTTCCTGACCTCGGACCTGAGCCCGCACCTGCtcaagcgccaccacgcccgcatGCAGCTGCTGCGTAAGTGCTCCTACTACATCGAGGTCCTGCCCAAGCACCTGGCCCTGGGCGACCAGAACCCGCTGGTGCTGCCTAGCGCCTTGTTCCAGCTCATCGACCCCTGGAAGTTCCAGCGCATGAAGAAGGTGGGCACGGCTCAGACCAAGATCCAGCTCCTGCTGCTCGGGGACCTGTTGGAACAGCTCGACCATGGCCGTGCTGAGCTGGACGCCCTGCTCCGGTCGCCGGACCCGCGGCCCTTCCTGGCCGACTGGGCGCTGGTGGAGCGGCGGCTGGCGGACGTGTCGGCCGTCATGGACAGCTTCCTGACCATGATGGTGCCGGGGCGGCTGCACGTCAAGCACCGCCTGGTGTCTGATGTCAGTGCCACCAAGATCCCGCACATCTGGCTCATGCTGAGCACCAAGATGCCTGTCGTGTTTGACCGAAAGGCGTCGGCGGCTCACCAGGACTGGGCCCGGCTGCGCTGGTTCGTCACCATCCAGCCGGCCACATCGGAGCAGTATGAGTTGCGCTTCAGGCTGCTGGACCCGCGGACACAGCAGGAGTGCGCCCAGTGTGGCGTCATCCCCGTGGCTGCCTGCACCTTCGACGTCCGAAACCTGCTGCCCAACCGATCCTATAAGTTCACCATCAAGAGGGCCGAGACCTCCACGCTGGTGTACGAGCCCTGGAGGGACAGCCTCACCCTGCACACCAAACCGGAGCCCCTGGAGGGGCCCACCCTCAGCCACTCTGTCTGA
- the FNDC11 gene encoding fibronectin type III domain-containing protein 11 isoform X2, producing the protein MSAHVAGLGLDKMKLGNPQSFLDQEEADDQQLLEPEAWRTYTERRNALREFLTSDLSPHLLKRHHARMQLLRKCSYYIEVLPKHLALGDQNPLVLPSALFQLIDPWKFQRMKKVGTAQTKIQLLLLGDLLEQLDHGRAELDALLRSPDPRPFLADWALVERRLADVSAVMDSFLTMMVPGRLHVKHRLVSDVSATKIPHIWLMLSTKMPVVFDRKASAAHQDWARLRWFVTIQPATSEQYELRFRLLDPRTQQECAQCGVIPVAACTFDVRNLLPNRSYKFTIKRAETSTLVYEPWRDSLTLHTKPEPLEGPTLSHSV; encoded by the coding sequence ATGAGCGCCCATGTGGCAGGCCTGGGCCTGGACAAGATGAAGCTGGGCAATCCCCAGTCCTTCCTGGACCAGGAGGAGGCAGATGACCAGCAGCTGCTGGAGCCAGAGGCGTGGAGGACCTACACCGAGCGCCGCAATGCCCTGCGCGAGTTCCTGACCTCGGACCTGAGCCCGCACCTGCtcaagcgccaccacgcccgcatGCAGCTGCTGCGTAAGTGCTCCTACTACATCGAGGTCCTGCCCAAGCACCTGGCCCTGGGCGACCAGAACCCGCTGGTGCTGCCTAGCGCCTTGTTCCAGCTCATCGACCCCTGGAAGTTCCAGCGCATGAAGAAGGTGGGCACGGCTCAGACCAAGATCCAGCTCCTGCTGCTCGGGGACCTGTTGGAACAGCTCGACCATGGCCGTGCTGAGCTGGACGCCCTGCTCCGGTCGCCGGACCCGCGGCCCTTCCTGGCCGACTGGGCGCTGGTGGAGCGGCGGCTGGCGGACGTGTCGGCCGTCATGGACAGCTTCCTGACCATGATGGTGCCGGGGCGGCTGCACGTCAAGCACCGCCTGGTGTCTGATGTCAGTGCCACCAAGATCCCGCACATCTGGCTCATGCTGAGCACCAAGATGCCTGTCGTGTTTGACCGAAAGGCGTCGGCGGCTCACCAGGACTGGGCCCGGCTGCGCTGGTTCGTCACCATCCAGCCGGCCACATCGGAGCAGTATGAGTTGCGCTTCAGGCTGCTGGACCCGCGGACACAGCAGGAGTGCGCCCAGTGTGGCGTCATCCCCGTGGCTGCCTGCACCTTCGACGTCCGAAACCTGCTGCCCAACCGATCCTATAAGTTCACCATCAAGAGGGCCGAGACCTCCACGCTGGTGTACGAGCCCTGGAGGGACAGCCTCACCCTGCACACCAAACCGGAGCCCCTGGAGGGGCCCACCCTCAGCCACTCTGTCTGA